A region of Candidatus Polarisedimenticolia bacterium DNA encodes the following proteins:
- a CDS encoding amidohydrolase family protein — MFDLILRNGEVVDGTGALRFAADVAVRGDRIAAIAPAIPAKGSLEIDVRGRIVCPGFVDLHSHSDLLFTLPAAAQRSLLGGRLAQGITTELAGNCGYGPAPVVPERLPLLQKINGFIAPEGVDWRWRSFADYLRVVEAGRPLLNVGALVAHGAVRVAAMGMKPDPPARDELGAMERHVRDAIEEGAYGISYGLIYPPGQFARTDELVATARAAGAAGGFAAFHQRGSGASTCMEAVEEILEVGRRSACPVHHSHEESVGPDAWKMVDAIIRREETAHRQGIALSMDVIPYTWVCTTMLAIYPPWALQGGVDAFLDRLRDPLLRARMKREIGTAVPSWPPWEGDGWIMNLVREVGWNRIHVGHVNGRRNQGALMKNLEELAALRGTDPFEAVSDLMLEEGGIVTQLIFGISGDQDDDAPLVPFLAHPTRALVSDAWDIGKGSPHPGAYGAFPRVLGHYVAERGILTLEEAVRKMTSLPASRMGLRRRGVVRQGAFADLVVLDPRRIRERATCADPRVFPDGIEQVFVNGKGAVRDGRLTGETAGRVLRRGTE, encoded by the coding sequence GTGTTCGATCTGATCCTGCGGAACGGCGAGGTGGTCGACGGGACGGGAGCGCTCCGATTCGCGGCCGACGTCGCTGTCCGGGGCGACCGGATCGCCGCGATCGCCCCCGCCATTCCGGCGAAAGGCAGCCTCGAGATCGACGTCCGAGGGCGGATCGTCTGTCCCGGCTTCGTGGATCTTCATTCCCATTCCGATCTCCTGTTTACCCTGCCGGCGGCGGCACAGCGAAGTCTGCTCGGCGGGCGTCTGGCTCAGGGCATCACCACGGAGCTCGCCGGGAATTGCGGATACGGGCCGGCGCCCGTGGTTCCGGAGCGCCTGCCGCTTCTCCAGAAGATCAACGGCTTCATCGCGCCCGAAGGGGTCGATTGGCGCTGGCGCTCGTTCGCCGATTACCTTCGAGTGGTGGAGGCGGGAAGGCCGCTGCTGAACGTGGGAGCCCTGGTGGCTCATGGCGCCGTCCGGGTGGCGGCCATGGGCATGAAGCCGGATCCTCCCGCCCGCGACGAGCTCGGGGCCATGGAGCGCCACGTTCGGGACGCGATCGAGGAGGGAGCCTACGGCATCTCGTACGGGCTGATCTATCCCCCCGGCCAGTTCGCGCGGACCGACGAACTGGTCGCCACCGCGCGCGCGGCTGGCGCCGCCGGAGGATTCGCCGCCTTCCACCAGCGGGGAAGCGGCGCGAGCACCTGCATGGAGGCCGTCGAGGAGATCCTCGAGGTGGGCCGCCGCAGCGCCTGCCCGGTCCATCATTCCCACGAGGAGTCCGTCGGTCCCGACGCCTGGAAGATGGTCGATGCGATCATCCGGCGCGAGGAGACGGCGCACCGTCAGGGGATCGCTCTTTCCATGGACGTGATCCCGTACACCTGGGTCTGCACGACGATGCTGGCCATCTATCCGCCCTGGGCGCTGCAAGGGGGGGTCGACGCGTTCCTGGATCGATTGCGGGACCCGCTTCTCCGGGCGCGCATGAAGCGGGAAATCGGCACGGCGGTTCCGTCCTGGCCCCCTTGGGAAGGGGACGGGTGGATCATGAACCTCGTCCGGGAGGTCGGATGGAATCGAATCCACGTGGGACACGTCAACGGCCGCCGAAACCAGGGAGCCTTGATGAAGAACCTCGAAGAGCTGGCGGCCCTGAGAGGCACCGATCCCTTCGAGGCGGTCTCCGACCTCATGCTGGAGGAGGGGGGAATCGTCACGCAGCTGATTTTCGGGATTTCCGGCGACCAGGACGACGATGCGCCGTTGGTTCCTTTCCTCGCCCACCCGACGCGGGCGCTCGTCAGCGACGCCTGGGACATCGGCAAGGGCTCCCCCCATCCCGGCGCCTACGGCGCGTTTCCCAGAGTCCTGGGTCATTACGTGGCGGAGCGTGGAATCCTCACGCTGGAGGAGGCGGTTCGCAAGATGACTTCGCTCCCCGCGTCGAGGATGGGCCTGAGGCGGCGGGGAGTCGTGCGCCAGGGGGCCTTCGCGGATCTGGTGGTTCTGGATCCGCGTCGAATCCGGGAGCGGGCGACGTGCGCCGATCCCCGCGTCTTTCCGGATGGGATCGAGCAGGTCTTCGTCAACGGAAAGGGCGCCGTCCGGGACGGCCGGCTCACCGGCGAAACGGCGGGGCGCGTGCTTCGCAGGGGGACGGAATGA
- a CDS encoding HAD-IA family hydrolase, translated as MIPTEKLSLVTFDVGGTLIRPFPSVGAIYSEVLTRRGFAADPERTEGAFEEAWDEAARIVPPDRERYSWSPEGERGYWRRLLAGTVARLGGGEPPPGAAEELFERFGHRETWRLYPEVRGALERIAARGITMAVVSNWDSRLPALLRELGIRHYFGPILVSALEGYEKPDPRIFHAAAARAGVRPGQVLHVGDRQLEDIEGARRAGCQWVRIERNGGAGEGIVAVLRRLEMDADRERTSN; from the coding sequence ATGATTCCTACGGAGAAACTGAGCCTGGTCACGTTCGACGTCGGCGGCACCCTGATCCGTCCTTTCCCGTCGGTCGGCGCCATCTATTCGGAGGTCCTGACGCGGAGAGGGTTCGCGGCCGACCCGGAAAGGACCGAGGGCGCCTTCGAGGAAGCCTGGGACGAGGCGGCGAGAATCGTGCCGCCGGATCGAGAGCGCTACAGCTGGTCTCCCGAGGGGGAGCGGGGATACTGGAGAAGGCTGCTGGCCGGCACCGTGGCTCGGCTGGGAGGAGGGGAGCCGCCGCCGGGAGCTGCGGAGGAGCTTTTCGAGCGGTTCGGGCACCGGGAGACCTGGCGGCTGTATCCGGAAGTGCGGGGTGCTCTCGAACGGATTGCCGCCCGGGGAATCACCATGGCCGTGGTCTCCAATTGGGACAGCCGGCTGCCCGCCTTGCTTCGAGAGCTCGGGATACGTCATTATTTCGGACCGATCCTGGTCTCCGCGCTGGAAGGGTACGAAAAGCCCGATCCGCGGATCTTCCACGCCGCCGCGGCCCGGGCCGGGGTCCGTCCCGGCCAGGTGCTGCATGTTGGGGACCGCCAGCTCGAGGACATCGAGGGCGCGCGCCGGGCCGGCTGCCAGTGGGTGCGGATCGAGCGGAACGGCGGGGCCGGGGAAGGCATCGTGGCGGTATTGCGAAGGCTGGAAATGGACGCCGATCGGGAGAGGACCTCGAATTGA
- the moaA gene encoding GTP 3',8-cyclase MoaA, giving the protein MKDALRDTHGRVHRSLRLSVTDRCNFRCPYCMPTGAIAFQPRKEILSYEEFETLVRIGARLGITDVRVTGGEPLVRRDLPRLIRKLADLHGIQDLALTTNGYYLDELAEPLREAGLQRVTVSLDTLRPDRFTALGGVDGLRRVLGGLAAARRAGLAPVKINTVLLRGVNDDEILDLARWAREEGLALRFIELMPIGGGPARGREHLVPGREVKARIEEHYGLTPRLNDPRAPARLFSYADGGGEVGFINPVTEPFCMQCDRLRITADGKIRNCLFDSGELDLKDLLRSGAPEEEIEAVWRRAVRNKGVGGCLELQEEAVVPAGRRMWQIGG; this is encoded by the coding sequence ATGAAAGATGCCCTGAGGGACACGCACGGCCGCGTGCACCGCAGCCTCCGGCTCTCGGTGACCGATCGCTGCAATTTCCGCTGTCCCTATTGCATGCCGACCGGAGCGATCGCCTTCCAGCCGCGAAAAGAGATTCTGAGCTACGAGGAGTTCGAAACGCTGGTTCGTATCGGGGCGCGGCTGGGAATCACCGACGTGCGGGTTACCGGAGGCGAGCCGCTCGTTCGACGGGACCTTCCCCGGTTGATCCGCAAGCTGGCCGACCTTCACGGGATACAGGATCTCGCCCTGACCACGAACGGGTACTATCTCGACGAGCTGGCCGAGCCTCTCCGAGAGGCGGGACTTCAGCGGGTGACCGTGAGTCTCGACACGCTCCGGCCGGATCGCTTCACCGCGCTGGGAGGAGTCGATGGCCTTCGCCGCGTCCTTGGCGGCCTGGCTGCGGCGCGGCGGGCAGGACTGGCCCCGGTGAAAATCAACACCGTCCTGCTCCGAGGCGTGAACGACGACGAAATCCTGGATCTCGCTCGATGGGCGCGGGAGGAAGGTCTTGCACTTCGATTCATCGAATTGATGCCGATCGGCGGGGGCCCGGCCCGCGGCCGCGAGCATCTCGTTCCGGGCCGTGAGGTCAAGGCCCGCATCGAGGAGCACTATGGCCTGACACCCCGCCTCAACGACCCGCGCGCGCCGGCCCGCCTCTTCTCCTACGCCGACGGCGGCGGGGAGGTGGGCTTCATCAACCCGGTGACGGAGCCGTTCTGCATGCAATGCGATCGCCTGAGGATCACCGCCGATGGAAAGATCCGGAACTGCCTTTTCGACTCGGGAGAGCTCGACTTGAAGGATCTCCTGCGTTCGGGCGCCCCCGAGGAGGAGATCGAGGCGGTTTGGCGGCGGGCGGTCAGAAACAAGGGGGTTGGCGGTTGTCTCGAGCTGCAGGAGGAGGCGGTCGTCCCGGCCGGCCGCAGAATGTGGCAAATCGGAGGGTGA
- the queD gene encoding 6-carboxytetrahydropterin synthase QueD, translating into MIVSKRFRFEAAHRLPRYQGPCFELHGHSYELHVTLEMPVDDDTGMTLDFFVLEASVKRRVLDRLDHRNINDTLDNPTAENIAIWIWEQLKDEFPALQEIKLFETPDSSVTYRGR; encoded by the coding sequence TTGATCGTCAGCAAGCGATTTCGCTTCGAGGCGGCCCACCGGCTGCCGCGCTACCAGGGGCCCTGCTTCGAGCTCCACGGACACAGTTACGAGCTGCACGTCACCCTGGAGATGCCCGTCGACGACGACACGGGCATGACCCTCGACTTTTTCGTCCTGGAGGCCTCGGTGAAGCGGCGGGTCCTGGATCGACTGGACCACCGGAACATCAACGACACTCTGGATAATCCCACGGCGGAGAACATCGCCATCTGGATCTGGGAGCAGCTGAAAGACGAGTTTCCGGCCCTGCAGGAGATCAAGCTGTTCGAGACGCCGGACAGCTCGGTCACCTATCGGGGCCGCTGA
- a CDS encoding methyltransferase domain-containing protein, with protein MEDPKVATLRQIEQTFDDASAIYDQIFPRVILRYREIHEVMLYFLTSLGRDFIDIVELGVGTGELTAEVLRRFPEAGVEAIDLSAKMLEVAGQKLLPYKDRVNLIHSDFGTYEFMREYDLAISSMALHHLPDKDKLKLMKSIHRSLKEEGVFLFGDLIQSPSSYLDKKFFRIWKNYLRFNGLTRDEIETRVKGHLNNDLPATLPEILHWMKEAGFRDVDCLWKYFNHAVVVGIK; from the coding sequence ATGGAGGACCCAAAGGTGGCAACCCTGCGCCAGATCGAGCAGACCTTCGACGACGCTTCGGCAATCTACGACCAGATATTCCCACGAGTCATCCTTCGTTACCGCGAGATACACGAAGTGATGCTCTATTTCCTCACCTCTCTCGGAAGGGACTTCATCGACATCGTCGAGTTGGGGGTCGGCACCGGGGAGCTGACGGCGGAGGTCTTGCGGCGTTTTCCAGAAGCCGGCGTCGAGGCGATCGATCTCTCGGCGAAAATGCTCGAAGTCGCCGGGCAGAAGCTGCTTCCTTACAAGGACCGGGTCAACCTGATCCACTCCGACTTCGGCACCTATGAGTTCATGCGCGAGTACGACCTGGCCATCTCCTCGATGGCCCTGCACCATTTGCCCGACAAGGACAAGCTCAAGCTCATGAAGAGCATTCACCGCTCTCTCAAGGAAGAGGGGGTGTTTCTCTTCGGAGACTTGATTCAGTCGCCTTCGTCCTATCTGGACAAGAAGTTCTTCAGGATCTGGAAGAACTACCTGCGCTTCAACGGGCTCACGCGCGACGAGATTGAGACCCGCGTCAAGGGGCATCTCAACAACGATCTCCCGGCGACCCTCCCCGAAATCCTTCATTGGATGAAGGAAGCGGGATTCCGGGACGTCGATTGCTTGTGGAAGTACTTCAACCACGCCGTCGTGGTAGGAATCAAGTAA
- a CDS encoding FG-GAP-like repeat-containing protein has product MTVFRSARLRLALLLWSLAAVLACGRRESGHPSWLVKPAVRAGVDLEQVFRHNNLGAAHMEQHHYGEAAKEFESVTAAVPGWAEGHYNLGVAALNLHDNARAEEEFKKALKVSPGHPYAHYSLGLALKQDGKTEEAMAEFKKVLETDPDDPDTHYNLGLLHARNGQHREAVDALRKTLAIQPANVSARFRLASSLLALGRKEEGDREMAEFRRLNGSAAAVSMGLQYSEQGKYSFALTDYRVFGVPRPGRSTAKIFFEPILTGQEAARPPEEGRGGTGAAGGEALCSHGPAVAIADVDDDGDEDLFVPGCGPEGGKSILWRNDGSGRLEDKTAGSGLETDGPWIGAAFGDYDNDGHPDLYVTGIDGNRLYRNRGAGTFADVTGEAGVGGGGISLSPAWGDADHDGDLDLVVPRFKKPGDAAGPPLLFYNNNGNGTFREVAAEKRVERPLSAVSVAFSDLDDDRDLDFVVSTTAGPVVLFSNDRIGTFTARGAESGLPGQGRGDGATLADLDGDGWTDLFLPRTGWFKNLEGGKFEAGSGIAPDAAALGSAAVDVDNDGDLDLVVAGKTVRLIRNEAPGRFVEATEGSGLDKLPPAEWRGVAAADLDLDGDADLILGRHGAAPALLRNEGGNLNSWLRIRTVGLHSNRQGVGTKVEVHAGSSFQRREVRLGNGYLSQESAALAFGLGSRKLVDFVRLIWPLGVLQSELEVSPGRTLEIRELDRKGSSCPLLFAWNGKRFEFITDFLGVGGLGFLIKPGVYGPPDPDEYLKIDSAQLRERDGFLLLQLLENLEEVSYLDEAKLWVVDHPVESAIDPNERFGGGGPPPFALFSHRKPILPVSARDDDGRPALPAIVKIDRTYPDHFPVLDRLPGYAETHSLTVDFGEAVRGKKNLVLFLYGWVDYGYSSSNLAASQAGIEPISPRLEIVGDGGEWETLVEDMGYPAGLPRMMTVDLRDHGPFSDGRFRITTNLRVYWDQIFLSEVEKDPPLKITKLPPAFADLHSRGYPREHSPDGKQPLLYDYSLMDRSFTFRNMAGSYTRLGTVSGLLQDADDRFVIFGRGEEVTLKFRTAGLPALPKGWKRDFVLYVNGYCKDMDPNTAFPDTVEPLPFHGMSGYPYPEGEHYPDDAAHLEYLKKFNTRKISGRP; this is encoded by the coding sequence ATGACGGTTTTCCGCTCGGCGCGCTTGCGCCTCGCGCTCCTGCTTTGGTCCCTCGCGGCGGTCCTGGCTTGCGGCCGGCGGGAAAGCGGCCATCCTTCCTGGCTGGTGAAGCCCGCGGTCCGCGCGGGCGTCGACTTGGAACAGGTCTTCCGCCACAACAACCTGGGCGCGGCCCACATGGAGCAGCACCATTACGGGGAGGCGGCCAAGGAATTCGAGAGTGTCACCGCCGCGGTGCCCGGATGGGCGGAGGGACATTACAACCTCGGCGTCGCCGCCTTGAACCTGCACGACAACGCCCGGGCTGAGGAGGAATTCAAGAAAGCTTTGAAAGTCTCCCCCGGGCATCCCTACGCCCACTATTCCCTGGGGCTTGCCTTGAAGCAGGACGGCAAGACCGAAGAAGCGATGGCCGAATTCAAGAAAGTGCTCGAAACGGATCCGGACGATCCGGACACCCATTACAACCTCGGGCTTCTTCATGCGAGGAACGGGCAGCATCGGGAAGCCGTCGACGCGTTGCGCAAGACGCTCGCGATCCAGCCCGCCAACGTCTCCGCGCGGTTCCGGCTCGCCTCTTCGCTGCTGGCCCTGGGAAGAAAAGAGGAAGGCGATCGCGAAATGGCGGAGTTCCGGCGGTTGAACGGCAGCGCCGCCGCCGTTTCGATGGGACTCCAGTACAGCGAGCAGGGCAAGTATTCGTTCGCGTTGACCGATTACCGCGTCTTTGGCGTTCCCCGGCCCGGCAGATCGACCGCGAAGATCTTCTTCGAGCCGATACTCACCGGACAGGAGGCCGCGCGGCCTCCGGAAGAGGGCCGGGGCGGGACGGGCGCCGCGGGCGGCGAAGCGCTCTGCTCCCACGGCCCGGCCGTCGCAATCGCCGACGTGGATGACGACGGCGACGAGGACCTTTTCGTCCCGGGTTGCGGGCCGGAGGGGGGCAAGTCGATCCTCTGGCGCAACGACGGCTCGGGACGGCTCGAAGATAAGACGGCCGGTTCCGGCCTGGAGACGGACGGTCCCTGGATCGGGGCGGCCTTCGGAGACTACGACAACGACGGACATCCCGACCTCTACGTCACCGGGATCGACGGAAACCGCCTCTACCGGAATCGCGGCGCCGGCACGTTCGCCGACGTGACGGGCGAAGCGGGCGTCGGAGGCGGGGGGATTTCCCTCTCTCCCGCGTGGGGGGACGCCGACCACGACGGCGATCTCGACCTCGTCGTTCCGCGTTTCAAGAAGCCCGGTGACGCGGCAGGGCCTCCTCTTCTTTTCTATAACAACAACGGCAATGGAACGTTTCGCGAGGTGGCGGCGGAAAAGCGCGTGGAGCGCCCGCTCTCCGCGGTCTCGGTCGCCTTCTCCGACCTGGACGACGATCGGGATCTGGACTTCGTGGTATCCACGACGGCGGGCCCCGTCGTCCTCTTCAGCAACGATCGGATCGGCACCTTTACGGCGCGCGGCGCCGAATCGGGCCTGCCGGGCCAGGGGCGAGGGGACGGGGCGACGCTTGCCGACCTGGACGGCGACGGCTGGACCGACCTGTTCTTGCCCCGAACCGGCTGGTTCAAGAATCTGGAGGGGGGAAAGTTCGAGGCCGGCTCCGGCATCGCCCCCGATGCCGCGGCCCTGGGCTCGGCGGCCGTCGACGTCGACAACGATGGTGATCTCGATCTCGTGGTGGCGGGGAAGACCGTCCGTCTGATCCGCAACGAAGCGCCGGGTCGGTTCGTGGAAGCAACGGAAGGATCGGGTCTCGACAAGCTGCCCCCCGCCGAGTGGCGTGGCGTGGCGGCCGCCGATCTGGATCTCGACGGGGACGCCGACCTGATCCTGGGCCGTCATGGCGCGGCCCCAGCGCTCCTGCGCAACGAAGGCGGCAATCTCAACAGTTGGCTGCGGATTCGGACGGTCGGCCTTCACTCCAACCGCCAGGGCGTGGGGACGAAGGTGGAGGTCCACGCAGGCTCCAGCTTCCAACGGCGCGAAGTCCGCCTCGGGAACGGCTATCTCAGTCAGGAGTCGGCGGCCCTCGCCTTCGGTCTGGGCAGCCGGAAGCTCGTGGATTTCGTCCGTCTGATCTGGCCTCTCGGCGTCCTCCAATCGGAGCTGGAAGTGAGCCCGGGGCGGACCCTGGAGATCCGCGAGCTGGACCGGAAGGGATCCTCATGTCCCCTGCTGTTCGCCTGGAACGGCAAGAGATTCGAGTTCATCACCGACTTCCTGGGGGTGGGAGGCCTCGGGTTCTTGATCAAGCCGGGAGTCTACGGGCCCCCCGATCCCGACGAGTACCTGAAGATCGATTCGGCCCAGCTCCGGGAGCGTGACGGATTCCTCCTGCTCCAGCTTCTGGAGAACCTGGAGGAAGTAAGCTATCTGGACGAGGCCAAGCTCTGGGTCGTGGACCATCCCGTGGAGAGCGCCATCGACCCGAACGAGCGCTTTGGGGGGGGAGGACCTCCTCCCTTCGCCCTCTTCTCCCATCGGAAGCCCATCTTGCCCGTGTCGGCGCGGGATGACGATGGGCGGCCGGCTCTCCCTGCGATCGTGAAAATCGATCGGACCTATCCCGATCATTTCCCGGTCCTGGATCGGCTGCCCGGCTATGCTGAAACCCACTCGCTGACTGTGGATTTCGGCGAGGCGGTCCGAGGCAAGAAGAACCTCGTCCTCTTCCTGTATGGATGGGTCGATTACGGCTACTCTTCCAGCAATCTGGCCGCGTCACAGGCTGGCATCGAGCCGATTTCACCGCGTCTCGAGATCGTGGGGGACGGAGGAGAGTGGGAGACCCTCGTCGAGGACATGGGCTATCCGGCGGGACTGCCGCGGATGATGACCGTCGATTTGCGGGATCACGGCCCTTTCTCGGACGGACGGTTCCGGATCACCACCAACCTGCGCGTCTACTGGGACCAGATATTTCTCTCCGAGGTGGAGAAGGACCCCCCCCTCAAGATCACCAAGCTGCCCCCGGCCTTCGCCGACCTGCACAGCCGCGGCTATCCACGGGAGCATTCGCCGGATGGAAAGCAGCCCTTGCTCTACGACTACTCTTTGATGGATCGGAGCTTCACCTTCCGGAACATGGCGGGCTCCTATACCCGGCTGGGTACGGTTTCCGGGCTCCTCCAGGATGCGGATGATCGATTCGTGATCTTCGGAAGGGGCGAAGAGGTGACCCTGAAGTTCAGAACCGCGGGACTCCCCGCGCTCCCCAAAGGATGGAAGCGCGATTTCGTCCTCTACGTCAACGGCTACTGCAAAGACATGGACCCCAACACGGCGTTCCCCGACACAGTCGAGCCCCTCCCGTTCCACGGGATGTCGGGCTATCCCTATCCGGAGGGGGAGCACTATCCGGACGATGCGGCCCACCTCGAGTATCTGAAGAAGTTTAACACTCGGAAAATCAGTGGACGGCCCTGA
- a CDS encoding RidA family protein — protein MAGEAEKALELLGMKLPEVGKPLGSYVNSVRTGNLLFLSGKFPKENGKLKYVGKVGREVTEEQAQDASRLAALSCLAAAKVAIEDLDRVRRVVRVTGYVASAPGFYDSAKVLDGASDVLTKVFGERGRHTRLAVGVSELPLNACVELEMVLEVE, from the coding sequence ATGGCCGGCGAAGCTGAAAAGGCGCTGGAATTGCTCGGGATGAAGCTGCCCGAGGTTGGCAAACCGCTGGGATCCTACGTGAACTCCGTCAGAACCGGGAACCTGCTGTTCCTCTCCGGGAAGTTTCCCAAGGAAAACGGCAAGCTCAAGTACGTCGGCAAAGTCGGACGCGAAGTCACCGAAGAGCAAGCTCAGGATGCCTCGCGCCTGGCGGCCTTGAGCTGCCTGGCCGCAGCCAAGGTGGCCATCGAGGATCTGGACCGGGTCCGGCGCGTGGTCCGGGTGACCGGCTACGTCGCCTCGGCCCCGGGCTTCTATGATTCGGCGAAGGTCCTCGACGGCGCTTCCGACGTCTTGACGAAGGTCTTCGGGGAGAGGGGAAGGCATACGCGGCTGGCGGTCGGCGTGTCGGAGCTGCCTCTCAACGCCTGCGTCGAGCTGGAAATGGTCCTGGAAGTCGAATAA
- a CDS encoding iron-sulfur cluster assembly scaffold protein — translation MIDHPGYSEILLDHYRHPRNVGDLPEPDVVVTVGNADHGDVMRLSLRIDAGCVREARFKVFGCTAAIAAGSMTTELIRGRRLEEVGMITNAQVAQALGGLPESKIRCSILAEQALKEAIVLYRSRFSDCDTEHGTTRETTAPGVSG, via the coding sequence ATGATCGACCATCCGGGCTATTCGGAGATACTGCTGGATCACTATCGACATCCCCGAAATGTCGGAGACCTCCCCGAGCCGGATGTCGTCGTGACGGTTGGCAATGCCGATCACGGGGACGTAATGCGCTTGAGTCTCCGGATCGACGCCGGCTGCGTCAGGGAGGCCCGGTTCAAAGTGTTTGGCTGCACGGCGGCCATCGCCGCCGGCTCGATGACCACGGAGTTGATTCGCGGGCGGCGTCTTGAAGAGGTGGGAATGATCACCAATGCCCAGGTTGCCCAGGCATTGGGAGGCCTGCCGGAAAGCAAGATTCGCTGCTCGATTCTGGCCGAGCAGGCCCTGAAGGAAGCAATCGTTCTTTACCGAAGCCGATTTTCAGATTGCGATACAGAGCACGGCACGACGAGGGAAACGACGGCTCCCGGCGTGAGCGGATGA
- a CDS encoding HEAT repeat domain-containing protein: protein MTDPSSGSAGPALPAGDGRSDASVVTQFFLLPLAVVAGLVGVFLLYTLATRQPPTARDHLRTLQSGRFNQRWQAAFELSNLLREGKDWRRDPALLRDVAAIFRNEATHPQRDPRVRRYLALTLGNSESREAVPPLLEAVRDDDSETRLYATWGLARLAAPEAEPLFHEGLKDSDPAVRSVSAYGLGLLPGDSYVAELKQALADSTEEVRWNAALALARKGDPAGEPVLIKMLDRRYLDRFSSMQPDEKSTTILNAMRALKNLQTKGLFDSVRGLSQTDSDPRVRKAARAWIEEMKY from the coding sequence ATGACCGATCCCTCATCCGGCTCGGCCGGACCGGCCCTTCCGGCGGGCGACGGCAGGAGCGACGCGAGCGTCGTGACTCAGTTCTTCCTTCTGCCGCTGGCCGTCGTCGCTGGGCTCGTGGGGGTCTTTCTGCTTTACACTCTGGCGACTCGCCAACCTCCGACGGCCCGGGACCATCTGCGCACCCTTCAGTCAGGCCGCTTCAATCAAAGATGGCAGGCTGCCTTCGAGCTTTCGAACCTCCTGCGCGAGGGCAAGGACTGGAGACGGGACCCGGCGCTGCTGCGCGACGTGGCGGCTATTTTCAGGAATGAAGCCACCCATCCGCAAAGGGATCCGCGAGTAAGACGCTACCTGGCGCTCACTCTTGGAAACTCGGAATCGCGAGAGGCGGTCCCTCCGCTTCTGGAGGCGGTTCGCGATGATGACTCGGAGACACGTCTTTATGCCACTTGGGGTCTGGCGCGCCTCGCAGCTCCGGAGGCCGAACCTCTGTTCCACGAGGGGCTTAAGGACAGCGACCCGGCGGTTCGCTCAGTATCCGCCTATGGCCTCGGATTGCTTCCCGGAGATTCCTACGTGGCAGAACTGAAGCAGGCTCTGGCGGATTCGACGGAGGAAGTTCGTTGGAACGCCGCCTTGGCTCTGGCAAGAAAGGGCGATCCGGCGGGCGAGCCTGTCCTAATTAAGATGTTGGATCGTCGCTACCTGGATCGCTTCTCCTCAATGCAGCCGGATGAGAAAAGCACCACCATCCTGAACGCGATGAGGGCTCTCAAGAATTTGCAAACAAAAGGCTTATTCGACAGTGTCCGGGGTCTCTCCCAAACCGACTCCGATCCTCGCGTGCGAAAGGCGGCTCGAGCCTGGATCGAGGAAATGAAATATTGA
- the folE gene encoding GTP cyclohydrolase I, with protein sequence MKSKKSALAPRFNRKLMERGIRIFLQGIGPVVPPSVLRETPRQVAEAWAGELLAGYRKDGKQLLVPLAEDPPDSLIVVRGIRFVSICRHHLLPFQGTAAVGYLPGPHLAGFSSLARLVDSVARRLQIQEDLSEEILDHLEAVLSPRGAACLLEASHQCMTCRGAAQPGSLVTTLRYRGVFAKKADMRRDLVALLAGPPNYSERE encoded by the coding sequence TTGAAATCCAAGAAGTCGGCCCTTGCTCCGCGATTCAACCGAAAGCTGATGGAGCGGGGGATCAGGATATTTCTACAGGGAATCGGGCCGGTGGTGCCTCCTTCGGTGCTCCGGGAGACTCCGCGCCAAGTCGCGGAAGCCTGGGCCGGAGAGCTTCTCGCCGGATACCGCAAAGACGGGAAGCAGCTCCTGGTTCCTCTCGCCGAGGACCCTCCCGATTCTCTGATCGTCGTCCGGGGAATCCGCTTCGTGTCGATATGCCGGCACCACCTTCTGCCGTTCCAGGGAACGGCGGCGGTCGGCTACCTCCCGGGCCCTCATCTGGCTGGATTCTCCTCTCTGGCTCGGCTGGTCGATTCGGTGGCGCGCCGGCTGCAGATCCAGGAGGATCTTTCCGAGGAGATTCTGGACCATCTCGAAGCGGTTCTCTCGCCTCGAGGAGCCGCATGCCTCCTGGAGGCAAGCCATCAATGCATGACATGCCGCGGAGCCGCGCAGCCGGGATCCCTGGTGACGACGCTGCGCTACCGGGGAGTTTTCGCGAAAAAGGCCGACATGAGGCGCGACTTGGTCGCCTTGCTGGCTGGGCCTCCCAACTATTCCGAGAGAGAATGA